A genomic region of Oryza glaberrima chromosome 1, OglaRS2, whole genome shotgun sequence contains the following coding sequences:
- the LOC127775659 gene encoding piezo-type mechanosensitive ion channel homolog isoform X7 yields the protein MMIWETIGLWHYSIPGLFLLAQFCLGVFVALCNLVNNSVFVYTTTEGGASSSDDHLIDEKEDTMVLIVATLAWGLRKLSRAITLMLLFLLVVKPGFIHAVYMCFFLVFLLNHSIKKGLRQILVLFCEAHFSILYILQLDLVSSALERSGSLTMEVLSQLGLSNKSTTKDFMEIGSIVCFCAVHSHGFKMLFALSAVLRHTPSTPVGFTILKAGLNKSVLLSVYNSQNSRNGQADRSTHEKKIASYLSKIGQKFLWVYRSYGTYVAFLTILLTLYLVTPNYISFGYLFFLLVWIIGRQLVEKTKRRLWFPLKVYATVVFIFTYCLSVSPLFAGLVSKFVKLYPDLGFDPEASLLMNVWQSLAVLVVMQLYSYERRQNSDKNFGVSDASESGLLGFLRRLLIWHSEKILSVTVFYACLSSISLSGLIYLLGLIMFSILPKVSRIPSKVYLVYTGLLATSEYLFQMLCEPAQMCPGQQFHGLSVFLGLKHYDAGFWGVEYGLRGKVLVIVACTIQYNVFHWLDLMPTSLLHEGKWEEPCQLFISGDTSSNARDNNKDSHSSNRFSSLFSKVQGLIGSSSSSSLSSGSTCQTSEPVQNETSGSDEGKRYSFSKIWGMSKESHKWDKRKIISLRRERFETQKTTFKCYMKFWMENLFKLRGLEINMIVLLLASFTLLNVISIFYITCLVVCILMNRDLIQKLWPLFVVLFASVLLLEYFALWKEGMPWLHSINDIEVHCRECWKNSRIFFAYCSKCWLGLIADDPRMLISYYIVFIFSSFKLRSDRFSGFSDSDTYHQMMSQRKNALVWRDLSLETKSFWTFLDYIRLYAYCHLLDIVLALIAITGTLEYDVLHLGYLGFALVFFRMRLEILKKKNKIFKYLRMYNFALIVLSLAYQSPYFGQFSSGKCDQIDYIYEIIGFYKYDYGFKITSRSAFVEIVIFLLVSIQSYIFSSGEFDYVSRYLEAEQIGAMVHEQEKKALKKTEQLQHLRRSEEQKRERNMQVERMKSEMYNLQSQLNRMNSFTPINNASHSEGLRHRRNTKLYTDIDTPLQDSGIGSPRKEDKTGSTDSSQSFEFSVEDAQKSLTDLMFRTPCDTPRSPIRGTSEEFKVTDNARNSLGSTSEITEVEENEGKVNHNLLKLQYGRGAVKENPLKSAVQLIGDGVSQVQSFGNQAVTNIVSFLNIDPEEPHSSDHPAEDDIYDMVESQRETHDGQLLRTHSVTSGNGTKSSANMPIGVIFRYIWYQMRSNYDYVCYCCFVLVFLWNFSLLSMVYLGALFLYALCVNYGPSYLFWVIVLIYTELNILSQYIYQIVIQHCGLNIHIPLLQRLGFPDDKIKASFVVSILPLFLVYISTLLQSSITAKDGEWVPVTEFSFLSARNNVEEKQRMPYNWRDRLKNIHLPVMNLIRMIGRGISRYWLSLTQGAESPPYFVQVTMEVNHWPEDGIQPERIESAINRVLAIAHEERCQANSPSSCHSCSRVRIQSIERSKENSSMALAVLEVVYAAPLDCQSAGWYKSLTPAADVEKEIHESQKAGLFEDVNFPYPVVSVIGGGKREIDLYAYYFGADLAVFFLVAMFYQSVLKNKSEFLEVYQLEDQFPKEFVFILMILFFLIVVDRIIYLWSFATGKVIFYLFNLVLFTYSVTEYAWGMELVHRNVGGFVLRAIYLTKSISLALQALQIRCGIPNKSNLYRQFLTSKVTQVNYFGFRLYRALPFLYELRCVLDWSCTTTSLTMYDWLKLEDIYASLFLVKCDAILNRANHQQGEKQTKMTKFCSGICLFFVLICVIWAPMLIYSSGNPTNIANPIIDVSVKIDIKALGGRLTFFKTTVCEKIPWKHMRAYDDVDPLDYLGGYNVEDIQLICCQPDASTMWLIPAPVQTRFIQSLEETEMIFGNMELILNWDFLRARPKGKELVKYESPVDRSPSVDDVKRVLNGTTNSFRITDAYPRYFRVTGSGEVRRLEASIDSVSGELLLNNGTPPWWSFYDTNPSDLAGCQGLNGPMAIVVSEETPQGIIGETLSKFSIWSLYITFVLAVARFIRLQCSDLRMRIPYENLPSCDRLLDICEGIYAARAEGELEVEEVLYWTLVNIYRSPHMLLEYTKPD from the exons ATGATGATTTGGGAAACCATTGGGCTTTGGCACTATTCTATTCCTGGATTATTTCTTCTTGCTCAGTTCTGCCTTGGCGTCTTTGTAGCACTGTGTAATCTTGTAAACAATTCTGTTTTTGTTTACACAACTACTGAGGGGGGAGCGTCATCGAGTGATGACCACCTCATTGATG AGAAGGAAGATACAATGGTTTTGATTGTAGCAACTCTAGCATGGGGTCTACGCAAGCTTTCACGTGCAATCACTTTGATGCTACTGTTTCTTCTTGTGGTGAAACCTGGCTTTATTCATGCTGTTTACA TGTGTTTTTTTCTGGTGTTTCTGTTGAATCATTCAATCAAAAAGGGACTGCGCCAGATCTTAGTGCTATTCTGTGAGGCGCATTTTTCAATACTGTACATTCTTCAGCTTGATTTAGTTTCCAGTGCTTTGGAGCGTAGTGGTTCCCTAACAATGGAGGTACTCTCACAGTTAG GTCTTTCAAATAAATCTACAACAAAGGATTTCATGGAAATTGGTTCAATTGTGTGCTTTTGTGCTGTCCATAGTCATGGTTTTAAAATGCTTTTTGCACTCTCCGCGGTTCTTCGGCATACACCTTCTACTCCTGTTGGGTTCACTATCTTAAAGGCTGGTCTGAACAAGTCAGTTCTGCTGTCAGTGTATAACTCGCAAAATTCGCGAAATGGTCAAGCTGATCGAAGTACACATG AGAAAAAGATAGCATCATATCTCAGTAAAATTGGCCAAAAGTTTCTTTGGGTGTATCGCTCGTATGGAACCTATGTGGCTTTCCTCACAATTCTTTTGACTCTCTACTTGGTGACTCCTAATTATATATCCTTTGGTTAcctttttttccttctggtTTGGATAATTGGAAGGCAACTTGTCGAGAAGACAAAGAGACGGCTTTGGTTTCCACTAAAAGTATATGCCACTGTGGTTTTCATCTTTACATACTGCCTTAGTGTGTCACCCCTTTTTGCAGGGTTAGTCTCAAAATTTGTTAAACTATATCCTGATCTGGGATTTGATCCCGAGGCCTCGCTGTTGATGAATGTTTGGCAATCATTGGCTGTTCTAGTAGTAATGCAACTTTATAGCTATGAAAGACGGCAGAACAGTGACAAGAACTTTGGTGTATCTGATGCTTCTGAATCTGGGCTTCTGGGGTTCCTAAGGAGATTGTTAATTTGGCATAGTGAGAAGATATTATCAGTTACTGTGTTCTATGCTTGCCTATCATCAATCAGTTTATCTGGCCTAATTTATCTTTTAGGTCTCATTATGTTTTCCATTTTACCTAAAGTTTCTCGAATTCCTTCCAAGGTTTACCTTGTTTACACTGGTTTACTTGCTACATCAGAATACCTATTTCAAATGTTATGTGAACCTGCTCAAATGTGTCCTGGTCAGCAGTTCCATGGCTTGTCTGTCTTTCTTGGTTTGAAGCATTATGATGCTGGATTTTGGGGTGTCGAATATGGTCTTCGAGGAAAAGTTTTGGTAATCGTGGCTTGCACCATTCAGTATAATGTTTTCCATTGGTTGGATTTGATGCCAACATCTCTTTTACATGAGGGCAAATGGGAAGAACCTTGCCAGCTCTTTATCTCTGGTGATACATCTTCTAATGCTAGGGACAATAACAAGGATAGTCATTCATCAAATAGGTTTAGTTCATTGTTTTCAAAAGTTCAAGGTCTGATTGGTAGCAGCTCAAGTTCATCTCTGAGTTCAGGGAGCACTTGTCAGACATCAGAACCTGTCCAGAATGAGACAAGCGGCTCAGATGAGGGCAAAAGATACTCATTTTCAAAGATTTGGGGAATGTCAAAAGAAAGCCACAAGTGGGATAAGAGAAAGATTATTTCCTTGAGAAGAGAAAGATTTGAAACTCAGAAGACAACCTTTAAATGCTACATGAAATTCTGGATGGAAAATCTCTTTAAATTGCGAGGTCTTGAAATTAACATGATCGTGTTACTATTGGCCAGCTTTACATTGTTGAATGTTATATCAATTTTTTACATCACATGCCTCGTTGTATGTATTCTTATGAACAGAGATCTTATCCAGAAACTGTGGCCTCTTTTTGTTGTTCTCTTTGCTTCGGTCCTACTACTCGAGTACTTTGCTCTTTGGAAGGAAGGAATGCCCTGGTTACACAGTATCAATGACATTGAAGTTCATTGTCGCGAATGCTGGAAAAATTCAAGGATTTTCTTTGCATATTGCTCAAAATGTTGGCTGG GGTTAATAGCTGACGATCCTCGAATGCTCATTAGCTACTATATTGTCTtcattttttcctcttttaAGTTACGGTCCGATCGTTTCTCTGGTTTCTCAGACTCAGATACTTATCATCAGATGATGTCACAAAGGAAAAATGCATTAGTTTGGAGGGACCTCTCATTGGAAACAAAAAGTTTCTGGACTTTTCTTGATTATATACGGCTTTATGCTTATTGCCATTTATTGGACATAGTTTTAGCATTAATTGCTATTACTGGTACGCTGGAGTATGATGTGCTGCACCTTGGTTATCTTGGATTTGCTTTGGTTTTCTTCAGAATGAGGCTTGAaatattgaagaaaaaaaataaaatattcaaGTATCTGCGGATGTATAATTTTGCGCTTATTGTTTTATCACTTGCTTATCAATCTCCTTATTTTGGGCAATTTAGCTCTGGCAAGTGTGACCAAATTGACTATATTTATGAAATTATTGGATTTTACAAGTATGATTATGGTTTTAAGATAACATCACGATCAGCTTTTGTTGAGATAGTGATCTTCTTATTGGTGTCAATTCAATCATACATCTTTAGTTCTGGTGAATTTGATTATGTATCAAGATACCTTGAGGCTGAACAAATTGGTGCGATGGTCCATGAGCAGGAGAAAAAAGCTTTGAAGAAAACTGAACAGCTCCAACATCTTCGAAGGTCCGAGGAGCAAAAACGTGAGCGGAACATGCAAGTGGAAAGGATGAAATCTGAGATGTACAATTTACAAAGTCAGCTTAATCGAATGAATTCCTTCACCCCAATCAACAATGCATCTCACAGTGAAGGCTTACGTCACAGGAGGAATACTAAGTTGTATACTGATATTGACACCCCGTTGCAAGATAGTGGGATTGGATCACCAAGAAAGGAGGATAAGACTGGTAGCACAGACTCATCCCAATCCTTTGAATTTTCTGTAGAAGATGCACAGAAGAGCTTGACAGATTTAATGTTCCGGACTCCATGTGATACTCCTAGGTCACCAATCAGGGGGACAAGTGAAGAATTTAAGGTGACTGATAATGCTAGGAACTCACTGGGTTCAACATCCGAGATCACTGAGGTCGAAGAAAATGAGGGCAAAGTGAATCATAATTTACTAAAACTGCAGTATGGAAGAGGGGCAGTTAAGGAAAACCCACTAAAATCTGCTGTGCAATTAATTGGTGATGGTGTCTCCCAAGTTCAGTCCTTTGGAAACCAGGCAGTTACAAATATTGTGAGCTTCTTGAACATTGATCCAGAAGAACCACATTCCAGTGATCATCCTGCAGAAGATGACATTTATGATATGGTAGAAAGTCAGAGGGAAACACATGATGGCCAGTTGTTAAGAACACATTCAGTTACCTCTGGAAATGGCACAAAATCGTCTGCAAACATGCCGATAGGTGTAATCTTTCGGTATATATGGTATCAGATGCGAAGTAATTATGATTATGTTTGCTATTGCTGTTTCGTTCTGGTTTTCTTGTGGAATTTTAGCTTGCTATCCATGGTTTACCTTGGAGCACTTTTCTTGTATGCTCTTTGTGTGAACTATGGGCCAAGTTACCTGTTTTGGGTCATTGTTCTGATCTACACTGAGCTGAACATTCTCTCACAATATATATACCAGATTGTCATTCAGCACTGTGGTTTGAACATACATATACCTCTTCTCCAGAGATTAGGTTTTCCGGATGATAAAATAAAGGCATCATTTGTTGTCAGCATATTGCCTCTCTTTCTGGTGTATATATCTACCCTCTTGCAGAGTTCCATAACGGCTAAAGATGGTGAATGGGTTCCTGTAACAGAGTTCAGCTTTCTAAGTGCAAGAAATAATGTAGAAGAGAAACAACGTATGCCTTACAATTGGAGAGATAGGCTAAAAAATATTCACTTGCCTGTAATGAATCTTATAAGGATGATTGGGAGAGGCATATCTAGATATTGGTTGTCACTAACACAAGGGGCAGAATCTCCTCCATATTTTGTGCAAGTTACAATGGAAGTAAACCATTGGCCAGAAGATGGAATTCAACCAGAAAGAATAGAGTCAGCAATAAACAGGGTCCTTGCTATAGCTCATGAAGAAAGATGTCAAGCCAACTCGCCTTCATCTTGCCATTCTTGTAGTCGGGTTCGGATTCAAAGTATTGAGCGAAGCAAAGAAAACTCTAGTATGGCTCTTGCTGTCCTAGAAGTTGTCTATGCTGCTCCCTTGGACTGCCAATCAGCAGGATGGTACAAATCACTCACTCCAGCTGCTGATGTAGAGAAGGAGATTCATGAATCACAAAAGGCAGGACTTTTTGAAGATGTAAATTTTCCTTACCCAGTAGTCTCTGTGATTGGCGGTGGTAAAAGGGAAATTGATCTTTATGCATATTATTTTGGTGCTGATTTGGCAGTTTTCTTTCTCGTTGCCATGTTCTATCAATCTGTTCTTAAAAACAAAAGTGAATTTCTGGAAGTTTACCAGCTGGAGGATCAGTTTCCCAAAGAGTTTGTTTTCATCCTAATG ATTCTCTTTTTCTTGATTGTGGTTGATCGCATCATATATCTGTGGTCATTTGCCACAGGAAAAGTCATTTTCTATCTTTTCAACCTAGTGCTTTTCACATACTCTGTCACTGAATATGCTTGGGGAATGGAGCTAGTGCACAGAAATGTTGGAGGATTTGTTCTACGTGCAATCTATCTTACAAAGTCGATTTCCTTGGCACTTCAAGCTTTACAGATTAGATGTGGTATTCCCAACAAGAGTAACTTGTATCGACAGTTTTTGACAAGCAAAGTTACACAAGTAAATTATTTTGGTTTCCGGCTTTACCGTGCTCTGCCCTTCTTGTATGAGCTGCGGTGTGTGCTTGATTGGTCATGTACAACCACATCATTAACAATGTATGATTGGCTTAAG TTGGAGGATATATATGCAAGCTTGTTCCTTGTGAAATGCGATGCAATTTTAAACAGGGCAAATCACCAACAAGGGGAGAAGCAAACGAAAATGACAAAATTCTGCAGTGGGATATGCCTATTCTTTGTACTTATCTGTGTTATTTGGGCACCTATGTTG ATATACAGTAGTGGTAACCCAACAAATATTGCCAACCCTATTATTGATGTAAGTGTTAAGATTGATATAAAAGCTCTTGGTGGTAGGTTAACCTTTTTTAAAACCACCGTCTGTGAAAAGATACCATGGAAACACATGAGGGCCTATGATGATGTTGACCCTCTAGATTATTTGGGAGGATATAATGTTGAGGACATTCAACTTATTTGTTGCCAACCGGATGCATCGACGATGTGGTTGATACCAGCTCCAGTGCAAACCAGATTCATTCAATCCCTTGAGGAGACAGAAATGATTTTTGGAAACATGGAGCTTATTTTAAATTGGGATTTTCTCAGAGCTAGACCAAAAGGGAAGGAACTAGTGAAATATGAGTCACCTGTTGATCGTAGTCCAAGTGTAGATGATGTTAAACGAGTGCTAAACGGGACTACAAATAGCTTCAGGATAACTGATGCTTACCCTAGATACTTTCGGGTTACTGGATCAGGTGAAGTGCGACGATTAGAAGCATCG ATAGATTCAGTAAGTGGCGAACTGCTCTTGAATAATGGCACTCCTCCTTGGTGGTCATTCTATGATACAAACCCATCAGATTTGGCTGGCTGTCAAGGCCTTAATGGTCCCATGGCCATCGTTGTGTCTGAGGAGACACCTC AGGGTATTATTGGTGAAACACTGAGCAAATTCAGCATTTGGAGTTTGTACATTACCTTTGTGTTAGCTGTTGCAAGATTTATTAGACTGCAATGCTCAGATCTGAGAATGAGAATACCTTATGAGAATCTTCCATCTTGCGACAG GTTACTTGACATCTGTGAAGGCATTTATGCAGCACGAGCAGAGGGTGAGTTAGAAGTGGAAGAAGTTCTATATTGGACATTGGTAAATATATACAGGTCACCTCATATGCTGCTTGAGTATACCAAGCCAGACTAG